In Passer domesticus isolate bPasDom1 chromosome 12, bPasDom1.hap1, whole genome shotgun sequence, the following proteins share a genomic window:
- the LOC135279531 gene encoding LOW QUALITY PROTEIN: sulfotransferase 2B1-like (The sequence of the model RefSeq protein was modified relative to this genomic sequence to represent the inferred CDS: deleted 1 base in 1 codon), translated as MCRGVPPPARRGRFLFQRYLSGSGRVPPGRAMERMEVTETFAGIALPGHLHTQESLGFAAAFTFRPTDVLIATYPKSGTTWMQEILTLLFSLGDARPAKTIPNWERAPWLEQIYCREALRDGEGPRLLTTHLPAPVLAPALQRSRAKVIYVARNPKDVAVSFYHFHHLAKFLPDPSSFDAFLTQFLEGTVHYGSWFDHVKGWLRQRHLLDILYVTYEELHQDLRGTAQRLSSFLGCPLAPGTLAALEQHCSFSAMRDNAMANYSLIPAEIMDHSQGRFMRKGVVGDWRSHFSPEQNALFNRRYQEEMGDTELPSQWPMA; from the exons ATGTGCCGGGGGGTTCCg ccccccgcccgccggggccgcTTCCTCTTTCAGCGCTATTTAAGCGGCTCCGGGCGCGTCCCGCCCGGCCGGGCCATGGAGCGCATGGAGGTGACCGAGACCTTCGCGGGCATCGCCCTGCCCGGCCACCTCCACACCCAGGAGTCCCTCGGCTTCGCCGCCGCCTTCACCTTCCGCCCCACGGACGTGCTCATCGCCACCTACCCCAAATCGG GCACCACCTGGATGCAGGAGATCCTGACGCTGCTCTTCAGCCTCGGCGATGCCCGCCCGGCCAAGACCATTCCCAACTGGGAGCGGGCGCCGTGGCTGGAGCAGATCTACTGCCGGGAGGCTCTGCGGGACGGCGAGGGCCCGCGGCTGCTCACCACGCACCTGCCCGCGCCCGTGCTGGCCCCCGCCCTGCAGCGCAGCCGGGCCAAG GTGATCTACGTGGCCAGGAACCCCAAGGACGTCGCTGTCTCCTTCTACCACTTCCACCACCTGGCCAAGTTCCTGCCCGACCCCAGCTCCTTCGATGCCTTCCTGACGCAGTTCCTCGAGGGCACAG TGCACTACGGCTCGTGGTTTGACCATGTCAAAGGCTGGCTGCGCCAGCGGCACCTCCTGGACATCCTCTATGTCACCTACGAGGAGCTGCACCAG GACCTGCGTGGCACGGCGCAGCGCCTCAGCAGCTTCCTGGGGTGCCCGCTGGCCCCGGGCACGctggcagccctggagcagcactgcagcttctCCGCCATGCGGGACAACGCCATGGCCAACTACTCGCTGATCCCCGCCGAGATCATGGACCACAGCCAGGGCCGCTTCATGCGCAAGg GGGTGGTGGGGGACTGGCGCAGCCACTTCTCCCCCGAGCAAAACGCCCTCTTCAACCGGCGCTACCAGGAGGAGATGGGGGACACGGAGCTGCCCTCGCAGTGGCCCATGGCCTGA
- the DPEP1 gene encoding dipeptidase 1, translating to MPGGSVRVLALVLALALPSTGQQHLEEAERIMRTTPVIDGHNDLPWQLLRKFNNQLRLPAANLTVLNDTHTNIPKLRQGHVGGQFWSVYVPCETQNKDAVRRTLEQMDVVQRMCDMYPETFACVTDSNGIREAFQNGKVASLIGVEGGHSIDSSLGVLRTLYRLGARYMTLTHSCNTPWADNWLVDTNDENPVHHGLSPFGKMVVEEMNRLGMIVDLAHVSVDTMKVVLNISKAPVIFSHSSAFSLCQHRRNVPDDVLQLVNSTGSLVMVNFYNAYVTCSDKAKLSDVADHLDYVKKVAGAQAVGFGGDYDGVPGVPTGLEDVSKYPALVAELLARNWTEEEVKGALAENLLRVFSRVEEVKRSLQGTAPLETPIAFEELEGQCRTSYGYSNGASPALRPPAALALALVLAPLLAVLS from the exons ATGCCAGGCGGGAGCGTGCGGGTGCTGGCGCtggtgctggcgctggcgctgcccagcactggacagcagcacctggaggagGCCGAGCGCATCATGAGGACCACGCCGGTCATCGATGG gcacaacgacctgccctggcagctcctccgCAAGTTCAACAACCAGCTGAGGCTGCCAGCAGCCAACCTGACAGTGCTGAACGACACCCACACCAACATCCCCAAACTGCGCCAGGGCCACGTGGGCGGGCAG TTCTGGTCGGTGTACGTGCCCTGCGAGACGCAGAACAAGGACGCGGTGCGGCGCACGCTGGAGCAGATGGACGTGGTGCAGCGCATGTGTGACATGTACCCCGAGACCTTCGCCTGCGTCACCGACAGCAACG GAATCCGGGAGGCGTTCCAGAACGGGAAGGTGGCCAGCCTCATCGGGGTGGAGGGCGGCCACTCCATCGACAGCAGCCTGGGCGTCCTGCGCACCCTCTACCGCCTGGGTGCCCGCTACATGACCCTCACCCACAGCTGCAACACCCCCTG ggctgacaACTGGCTGGTGGACACCAACGATGAAAATCCTGTGCACCACGGCCTCTCACCCTTTGGGAAG ATGGTGGTGGAGGAGATGAACCGCCTGGGCATGATCGTGGACCTGGCCCACGTCTCAGTGGACACCATGAAGGTCGTGCTGAACATCTCCAAAGCCCCCGTCATCTTCAGCCACTCCTCTGCCTTCAGCCTCTGCCAGCACCGCCGCAACGTGCCCGACGACGTGCTGCAGCTGGTG AACTCCACGGGCAGCTTGGTGATGGTCAACTTCTACAACGCCTACGTGACCTGCAGTGACAAGGCCAAGCTCTCCGACGTCGCAG aCCACCTGGACTACGTGAAGAAGGTGGCCGGTGCCCAGGCTGTCGGCTTCGGGGGGGACTACGACGGGGTGCCAGG GGTCCCCACTGGCCTGGAGGACGTCTCCAAGTATCCGGCGCTGGTGGCCGAGCTGCTGGCGAGGAACTGGACGGAGGAGGAGGTGAAGGGAGCCCTGGCTGAGAACCTGCTGCGGGTCTTCAGCAGAGTGGAGGag GTGAAGAGGAGCTTGCAGGGCACGGCTCCCCTCGAGACCCCCATCGCCTTCGAGGAGCTGGAGGGGCAGTGCAGAACCAGCTACGGGTACTCCAATGGCGCCAGTCCTGCCCTGCGCCCGccggcagccctggcactggcactggtgCTGGCCCCGCTCCTCGCCGTGCTCTCCTAG
- the CPNE7 gene encoding copine-7 — MPFAQGAAGAPPRPAGMGAVPEPCPQAPLAVLSKVELRVSCKHLLDRDTLNKSDPCVLLLMQSQGQWMEVDRSEVIKSNLNPVFAKIFTVDYYFEEVQKLRFEVYDSHGQAGVGTHDDDFLGGMECTVGQIVAQKRVTKPLFLKYGKFAGKSTITIISEEISGNNGYVELAFRAKKLDDKDLFSKSDPFLEIYRIDDDRSEQLVYRTEVVKNNLSPVWEPFKVSLNSLCSCEEKRKLRCVVWDYDSRGKHDFIGEFFTTFEEMQKAMGENKVQWDCMNPKYKIKKRNYKNSGVVVLLDLKIHRVYSFLDYIMGGCQIHFTVAIDFTASNGDPRNSCSLHYINPYQPNEYLKALVAVGEICQDYDSDKKFSALGFGARIPPKYEVSHDFAINFNPDNDECEGIQGVVESYQSCLPKIQLYGPTNVAPIISKVARVAADEERTKEASQYFILLILTDGVVTDMADTREAIVRASYLPMSIIIVGVGNADFTDMQILDGDDGVLRSPKGEPVLRDIVQFVPFREFKNASPTALAKCVLAEVPKQVVEYYSYKAFPPRCPRPPTPEPSLGSPQ; from the exons ATGCCCTTCGCCCAGGGGGCCGCCGGTgccccgccgcgcccggccGGCATGGGCGCCGTGCCCGAGCCGTGCCCGCAGGCCCCGCTGGCCGTGCTCTCCAAGGTGGAGCTGCGCGTCAGCTGTAAGCACCTCCTGGACCGCGACACCCTCAACAAGTCGGACCCCTGCGTGCTGCTGCTGATGCAGTCCCAGGGCCAGTGGATGGAG GTGGATCGCAGCGAGGTGATCAAGAGCAACCTGAACCCCGTGTTCGCCAAGATCTTCACGGTCGATTACTACTTCGAGGAGGTGCAGAAGCTGCGCTTCGAGGTGTACGACAGCCACGGCCAGGCCGGCGTGGGCACGCACGACGACGACTTCCTGGGGGGCATGGAGTGCACCGTGGGGCAG ATCGTGGCGCAGAAACGGGTGACGAAGCCGCTGTTCCTCAAGTACGGGAAGTTTGCGGGCAAGTCCACGATCACG ATCATCTCGGAGGAGATCTCGGGGAACAACGGCTACGTGGAGCTCGCCTTCCGCGCCAAGAAACTGGACGACAAG GACCTGTTCAGCAAGTCAGATCCCTTCCTGGAGATCTACCGCATCGACGACGACCGCAGCGAGCAGCTGGTGTACCGCACCGAG GTGGTGAAGAACAATCTCAGCCCCGTCTGGGAGCCCTTCAAAGTCTCCCTCAACTCgctctgcagctgtgaggagaaGAGGAAGCTGAGG TGTGTGGTGTGGGACTACGACTCGCGGGGCAAGCACGACTTCATCGGGGAGTTCTTCACCACCTTCGAGGAGATGCAGAAGGCCATGGGGGAGAACAag GTGCAGTGGGACTGCATGAACCCCAAGTACAAGATCAAGAAGCGCAACTACAAGAATTCGGGGGTCGTGGTGCTGCTGGACCTGAAG ATCCACAGAGTTTACTCCTTCCTGGATTACATCATGGGCGGCTGCCAGATCCATTTCACG GTGGCCATCGACTTCACGGCCTCCAACGGGGACCCCCGAaacagctgctccctgcactaCATCAACCCCTACCAGCCCAACGAGTACCTCAAGGCGCTGGTGGCTGTGGGTGAGATCTGCCAGGACTACGACAG CGATAAGAAGTtctcagctctgggctttggCGCCAGGATCCCCCCCAAGTACGAG gtCTCCCACGACTTCGCCATCAACTTCAACCCCGACAATGACGAGTGTGAGG GCATCCAGGGCGTCGTGGAGTCCTACCAGAGCTGCCTGCCCAAAATCCAGCTCTACGGCCCCACCAACGTGGCTCCCATCATCTCCAAGGTGGCTCGCGTGGCGGCCGACGAGGAGCGGACCAAGGAGGCCTCG caatACTTCATCCTGCTGATCCTGACGGACGGGGTGGTGACGGACATGGCGGACACGCGGGAGGCCATCGTCCGCGCCTCCTACCTGCCCATGTCCATCATCATCGTCGGCGTGGGCAACGCCGACTTCACGGACATGCAGATCCTGGACGGGGACGACGGCGTGCTGCGCTCCCCCAAGGGCGAGCCCGTCCTGCGCGACATCGTCCAGTTCGTCCCGTTCCGCGAGTTCAAGAAC gcGTCGCCCACAGCCCTGGCCAAGTGCGTGCTGGCGGAGGTGCCCAAGCAGGTGGTGGAGTACTACAGCTACAAGGCCTTCCCCccgcgctgcccccggccccccACGCccgagcccagcctgggctcccCGCAGTGA